A part of Fibrobacter sp. genomic DNA contains:
- a CDS encoding NADH-quinone oxidoreductase subunit I: MDQKKISTKQYFKTYLKKCVTGPWSLLCGLSVSLKYFFNPKKIVTEQYPENRKTLKMHERFRGRLSMVEDAEGNNRCTACGMCERSCPNGSINVQATKNIAGKKVLGRYVYHFASCTQCGLCVEACPFGAIEMAPEFEVATTDINSLEMILNKKEGQG, encoded by the coding sequence ATGGATCAGAAAAAGATTTCTACAAAACAGTACTTCAAGACTTACTTGAAAAAGTGCGTTACTGGCCCGTGGAGCCTTCTCTGCGGTTTGTCCGTGAGCCTCAAGTATTTCTTCAATCCGAAAAAGATTGTCACGGAACAGTATCCGGAAAATCGCAAGACCTTGAAGATGCACGAACGTTTCCGCGGCCGCCTTTCCATGGTGGAAGACGCCGAAGGTAACAACCGTTGCACCGCTTGCGGCATGTGCGAACGTAGCTGCCCCAATGGAAGCATCAACGTTCAAGCAACAAAGAACATCGCCGGCAAGAAGGTCCTGGGTCGTTACGTGTATCACTTTGCAAGTTGCACCCAGTGCGGCCTCTGCGTAGAAGCCTGCCCCTTCGGCGCCATCGAAATGGCTCCTGAATTTGAAGTGGCTACTACCGACATCAACTCGCTGGAAATGATTTTGAACAAGAAGGAGGGTCAAGGCTAA
- a CDS encoding NADH-quinone oxidoreductase subunit J produces the protein MFPSLSSLANVFPTGGIDIAFYVVAFVMVVTAICTVAVKNILQSAVFLIFSFVGTTVLYLLLHAEFNALAQIMVYIGGVVIFVIFTILLTSHLGEEAFSTKIPRYFAAFAISIAFVAIMAKCLVPVQELVTTAATAPEGFASLKALSVRLLGYGADGFILPFEIVSVLLLATLIGAITIARRGKEEK, from the coding sequence ATGTTCCCGTCTCTTTCAAGTTTGGCAAACGTATTCCCCACAGGCGGAATCGACATTGCCTTCTACGTGGTCGCATTCGTCATGGTGGTGACAGCCATCTGCACTGTTGCGGTCAAGAACATTTTGCAGAGCGCAGTATTCCTCATTTTCTCCTTTGTAGGAACTACCGTTCTCTACTTGCTGCTCCACGCTGAATTCAACGCCCTGGCACAGATCATGGTGTACATCGGCGGCGTGGTCATCTTCGTTATCTTCACCATCTTGCTCACAAGCCATTTGGGCGAAGAAGCTTTCTCCACGAAGATTCCCCGCTACTTTGCAGCATTCGCAATTTCCATTGCATTCGTCGCCATCATGGCCAAGTGCCTGGTGCCGGTGCAGGAACTTGTAACTACCGCAGCAACAGCTCCCGAAGGATTCGCATCCTTGAAGGCATTGTCTGTTCGCTTGCTGGGCTACGGCGCCGACGGTTTCATTCTTCCCTTTGAAATCGTAAGCGTATTATTGCTGGCAACCTTGATTGGCGCAATTACTATCGCTCGCCGCGGCAAGGAGGAAAAGTAA